The segment GGATTCGGCTGCATTGCGGCTGTCACACAATTCATGGCCGTAAAGGGGATAGCCCATTTCAAGCCGCAAAGTATCGCGGGCGCCGAGTCCGGCGGGCGATGCACCCAGCGACAGGCAATCGTCCCAGAATTTCTTGGTATGGTTTTCATCAAGGTAGATTTCAAATCCTATTTCGCCGGTATATCCGGTCCGGCTCACTATGGCTTTTTGGCCATGGTAAGAATTATGCATCCAGTGGTAATATTTCAATTCATCTATCGGTTTGTCGAGAAGTCGTTTGATTATTTTTGGAGACAAAGGTCCTTGAAAATCAATCTTTCCCGTTTTTGGTGAAAGATTTTCTATTGATGTGTTAGGTGATATGTTAGATTTGATCCATTCAAAATCAGTATCTTGTGTTGATGCATTAACAACAATGAAAAATTCTTTTTCATTGAGCCTGTACACAATTTGATCATCAATCACGCCGCCGTTACGGTTGCAGATAAAACCATATCTGCATTGTCCGATTTTCATTGAGGCAATGGGACAGGACAGAATTCTTTCCAGATCCACGGCCGCGTTTGCGCCGGTAATCATGAATTCGCCCATGTGGCACGTGTCAAAAACGGTCGCCCTGTTCCTGGTGGCAAAATGTTCCGCAAGAATGCCATCGTACTGGATCGGCATTTCATAGCCACCAAAAGGCGCAATTTTCGCGTTGAGGGAAAGGTGGGCATTGTAAAGAAAGGTTTTTTTCATGAGGTCTTGCGCAGCTTCAGCAATGAATGGGGCGCCGCGGGTATTAAAAAAATAAATTAAACGTACCCTCTATACCATGGTTTTCTGGCAGAAAACACTTAATTATCCGCGCGCTTGCTTCGTTGCGTAAAAGACACCATATTTAATAAGGCGAGGAAATTGTTTTTTACGAAGCGGGTGGGCGCTTCATTGAATATGCCGCAGGGGTTACTGGCCACCCCGACGGCGCCGTTCTTTTCAAACCCTATCGGAACGGTAACAATCAGGGCGCTCACCCGCGTTTTTATTCGTAAATTCCGAGCAGTTTGGTCTCGTTGAGCTCCGTGATGCCTTTTCCTTTGGCCCAGGCGCAAACCGATTGAATGGTTTCAACGCCGGTAAATTCGCTCTCAATTGACTTGAACATGCTTACGCCGTTTTCTTTTTCAGGCACGAGTCGGAATCCGAACGGGTCCCGCAGAAACCGGATAATACTGTTTTCAGGACCATATCCCGTAAAATATCCCTGCTTTATTTCTTCCAGCTTCGCCTCGTTATCCAAACGTAGTTCCGCATGGACGGTGACCGGTCCATTTTTCAGCGGAAGTTTCAGCATGTCAATCCGGAATATTGTTTTTTCGTAAAAAAGAAAAACAACTGTCCAACGGATTCCGGGGATGTCAACTGTCCTGCATTGATAAACAAATTTATTGCCTGTTATTTTTGGGCGAACAATTTCAGAATGTTCAAGTAGTGCTTCCGGCCTGATCAATTCGCCGGAAGCGTAAAGCAAAAGACCAGTTTTGTTCTTGCGCCAGACTTTGAATATAGGGTGGGGAATTTCATATTGGATTTGAGGTATCAGGGAAATCTGGTACGGTTTACCGAAAATCCTGCCAAGATAAGCATGCTTTTCACCGCCGTAATTCCATTCAAACGTTTCTGTTGGTGAAAAACCGGC is part of the Chitinivibrionales bacterium genome and harbors:
- the gcvT gene encoding glycine cleavage system aminomethyltransferase GcvT, which gives rise to MKKTFLYNAHLSLNAKIAPFGGYEMPIQYDGILAEHFATRNRATVFDTCHMGEFMITGANAAVDLERILSCPIASMKIGQCRYGFICNRNGGVIDDQIVYRLNEKEFFIVVNASTQDTDFEWIKSNISPNTSIENLSPKTGKIDFQGPLSPKIIKRLLDKPIDELKYYHWMHNSYHGQKAIVSRTGYTGEIGFEIYLDENHTKKFWDDCLSLGASPAGLGARDTLRLEMGYPLYGHELCDSRNAAESGFTRAIAMDKEFIGSQVVLDPNCLHDVLCGIKIEGRRSTRNGDSISDMKGDLVGTVTSGSFSPSLGCAVAIGYVKKELGAVGTKLVISAGKTMLTGTVTEMPFYKQGTARGKLADFLS